Sequence from the Pararhizobium gei genome:
CGTGCCGCCGGGATACCGCATCTTTCGATCTGCGGCGGCCGGGGACGCTGCTCGACGTGCCGGGTCCGCGTAACCGATGGTCTCGACGGCCTGCCGCCGCCAAACGCTGCCGAACGGACAACGCTTTTGCGCATCCGCGCACCCTCGAATGTCCGTCTTGCCTGCCAACTGCGGCCGAGCCACAACATCTCGATCGCCCCGGTTCTCGGGGTCGGCACGATCGGCCCGCAGACGCAACCCAGCGAACAGGAAGCGGCCGGCAGGGAACGCCGCATCGCCGTGCTGTTCTGCGATCTGCGCGACTTCACGCTGCTTGCCCAGCAGAAACTGCCGTTCGATACGGTCTTTCTTCTGAACCGGTATTTCGAGACGATCGGCGAAGCCGTCGAAGGTTCGGGTGGCACGATCGACAAATTCATCGGCGACGGTGCCCTTGCGCTTTTCGGATTGAATACCGGTGTCGAGGAAGCCTGCGCCCAGGCGCTTGCGGCGACGGCGCGTATCGCGAAGGGGATCGAACTGCTCAATCGCAGCTTCATGAGCGAGCTCGACAAGCCGCTCAGGATCGCCATGGGCATGCATGCAGGCCCTGCCATCATCGGGCAGATCGGTTATGGACGGGCATCGTCCCTTACGGCCGTCGGCGATACGATCAACGCGGCAAGCCGGCTTGAGGGCTTCGCCAAGGAATATGACGCCCAGCTTGCCGTGTCCGCCGATGTTATCCGTTATGCCGGGCTTACCGTGGATCACCGCGAAAGCTACGACATCTCCATTCGCGGACGCACGGGCACGCTCGAAACCCTGATTATCCAGAACGCAGCTGATGTGGAGCCCATGCTTCAGGCGGGAAAGAGGGCCGTTAGTCCCAGCCAGAACGAAAAGCCCTGAGGCTACCGAAAGACCCGCCGCAAATCAGCCTTTGACTTCCAGGCCGCTCAGGAACAGCTGTTCGAGAAACCGCGCGGCATCTTCGAACCGTCCCTCGCCCGCACGCTCCGCTCCCAGCACGGCCCGCACCTGAACGTCGAAATCGGCATAGTGCTGCGTGGTTGACCAGATGGCGAAGATCAGATGATACGGATCGCATTTGGCGATCTTGCCGGCCTTCGCCCAAGCGCGGATCACGTCCGCCTTTTCGTCCACCAGCGCCTTCAGCGGACCCTTGAGTTCATCCTCGATGCGCGGTGCGCCCTGCAGCACCTCATTGGCAAAAAGCCTGCTTTCCCGAGGGAAATCGCGGGCCATTTCCAGCTTGCGGCGGATATAGCTGCGGATTTCCGAGACCGGATTGCCCTCCGCATCGAAGGCGCGCAACGGATCGAGCCAACTGTGCAGCACCCGCTCGATCAACGCCCGGTGCATCGCTTCCTTGGTCCGGAAATAATAGAGCAGGTTCGGCTTGGACATGCCCGCGACCTCGGCGATCTGGTCGATTGTGCTGCCGCGAAAACCATGGGTAGCAAAGACTTCGAGCGCAGCTTCGAGGATCTGCTCTTCCTTCTCCTCCTGGATACGGGTTCGCCGCTGCGTCTGGGCTGCCCTTGGAAGTACCATTTGTCCCCCTGCCTTCCCTCGCGATGCCGTCACACGATTGCCGACACTGCCGCTCTTCAAAATTCGGATGGCAAGGTCGCTTTTTCCCGTTTTTCGTCTTGAGTGCGGCAACGGAAGTTGTAATGTTTTACCAATCGGTCAAATTATCAGTCAGTTCATTTTCAAACGCAACGGCTGATCGCAGGGCAATCGAAAAAACCAGATCACCCCGATTTGGCCGGTGGGAACCATGGAATGCGCAGGATGCATTCCGCATAACAAGGAGAACGCCATGGCAGCTGCACCGGGCGAGAACATGCGCGTCAATTCGGACCGTCTGTGGAATTCGCTGATGGACATGGCGAAGATCGGCCCCGGCATTGCCGGCGGCAACAATCGCCAGACGCTGACGGACGAGGACGGCGAAGGCCGCAGACTGTTCCAGTCCTGGGCCGAAGCGGCCGGCATGACCATGGGCGTCGACACCATGGGCAACATGTTCTTCACCCGCCCCGGCTCCGACCCGGACGCCCTGCCAGTCTATGTCGGCTCCCATCTCGACACGCAGCCCACCGGCGGCAAATATGACGGCGTTCTCGGCGTGCTCGCAGGGCTTGAGCTTGTGCGCTCGATGAACGATCTGGGTATCAAGACAAAGCACCCGATCGTCGTCACCAACTGGACCAACGAGGAAGGCGCACGCTTTGCGCCTGCCATGCTCGCCTCCGGCGTCTTTGCCGGTGTGCATACCCAGGATTTCGCCTATGACCGCAAGGATCCGGACGGCAAGCGCTTCGGCGACGAACTGGAGCGCATCGGCTGGCGCGGCGAGGAAGAAGTCGGCGCCCGCAAGATGCACGCCTATTTCGAATATCATATCGAGCAGGGCCCGATCCTCGAGGCGGAAGACAAGCAGATCGGCGTCGTCACCCACTGTCAGGGCCTGTGGTGGCTGGAATTCACGCTCACCGGGCGTGAAGCCCATACCGGTTCGACACCGATGAATCTGCGCGTCAATGCCGGGCTTGCCATGTCCCGCATCATCGAGATGGTGCAGGGCGTGGCCATGGCCGAACAGCCGGGCGCCGTCGGCGGCGTCGGCCAAGTGTTCTTCTCGCCGAATTCGCGCAACGTGTTGCCGGGTAAGGTCGTTTTCACAGTCGATATCCGTTCGCCGGACAAGGCCAAGCTCGATCGCATGCGTACAAAGATCGAGGCGGAAGCGCCTGAGATCACCGAAGCGCTCGGCGTCGGCTGTTCGATCGAGGCGATCGGCCATTTCGAACCGGTGACCTTCGACCCGACCCTCGTCACTGCTGTCCGCAACGCCGCCGAACGCCTCGGCTACAGCCACATGAACCTGATCTCCGGCGCCGGCCACGATGCCTGCTGGACAGCCAGGGTGGCGCCCTCGACCATGGTCATGTGCCCCTGCGTCGGCGGTCTCTCCCACAATGAGGCCGAGGAGATATCGAAGGAATGGGCCGCCGCCGGGTGCGACGTGCTGTTCCATGCGGTGGTGGAGACGGCGGGGATTGTGGAGTAGGGCCATGGAGGCAAGTCAGGAAGAGCAAGCTTTGGTGGCTTCGCCCCCCTCATCCGGCCCTTCGGGCCACCTTCTCCCCGCTGGGGAGAAGAGGGAGTTTGCCGTTCTTTATAAACCCGTCGTTATCTCTGCACTTCCAACGGTATCCGCGACGCACAGGGCCAGCACACACACCCTCTTCTCCCCCACGGGGAGAAGGTGGCCCGAAGGGTCGGATGAGGGGGGCCTCCGGTGAACGCGCAGAAAAACAACGACATTACCAAGCGCCGAAATGGCGCAACAGCGAAAGCCCGTAATCTTCGGCAGGACGAGACAGAGGTCGAATACAAGCTCTGGAATGAACTGCGCAATCGCCTTCTGAATGGATACAAATTCACAAGACAAGTGCCGCTTGGAATTTATGTTGCCGACTTCGTTTGCCGCGAAAGAAGCCTTGTGATCGAACTCGACGGCGCACAGCATTGCGACTCGCTTGCCGATATTGTTCGAACACGTTGGCTGAACGAAAAGGGTTATTCAGTCCTGCGGTTCTGGAACGATGAAGTCCTGCGCGAGCGGCGCGCAGTTCTCGACACAATACTCGCAGTCCTGTCCGGCGAGATTTCCGCTCGTTGCGATGCGACCCGCTTTTCGCCCGCCGACTCCTTTGCGAATACCAAAAAGGAAATACGCTCATGACCACCATCATCAAAAACGGCACCATCGTCACCGCCGACCTCACCTACAAGGCCGACGTCAAGATCGATGGTGGCAGGATTGTCGAGATCGGGCCTGATCTATCCGGCGACGAGGTGCTGGATGCAACCGGCTGCTATGTCATGCCTGGTGGCATCGATCCGCACACGCATCTCGAAATGCCGTTCATGGGTACCTATTCCTCGGACAATTTCGAGAGCGGCACCCGCGCGGCACTCTCCGGCGGCACGACGATGGTTGTCGATTTCGCTCTCCCCTCGCCCGGCCAGTCGCTGCTCGAAGCGCTTGATATGTGGGACAACAAGACGTCGCGGGCGACCTGCGACTTTTCCTTCCACATGGCGATCACCTGGTGGGGCGAGCAGGTCTTCAACGAGATGCAGACCATTGTCGAGCAGAAGGGCATCAATTCTTTCAAGCACTTCATGGCCTACAAGGGCGCCCTGATGGTGGATGACGACGAGATGTTCCACTCGTTCCAGCGCTGCGCCGAACTGGGCGCGCTGCCGATGGTGCATGCCGAAAACGGCGACATCGTCGCGCAGATGCAGGCGAAACTGCTGTCCGAAGGCAATAACGGCCCGGAAGCCCACGCCTATTCGCGTCCCGCCGCCGTCGAGGGCGAAGCGACCAACCGCGCCATCATCATCGCCGATATGGCAGGCGCCCCGCTCTACGTCGTCCACACATCCTGCGAACAGGCCCACGAAGCCATCCGCCGCGCCCGGCAGAACGGCATGCGCGTCTATGGCGAGCCGCTGATCCAGCACCTGACGCTGGACGAGAGCGAATATGCCAATCCCGATTGGGACCATGCCGCCCGCCGCGTCATGTCGCCTCCCTTCCGCAACAAGCAGCATCAGAACTCACTTTGGGCCGGCCTTGCAGCGGGCTCGCTGCAGGTGGTCGCCACCGACCACTGCGCCTTCACCACGGCACAAAAACGCTTTGGCGTCGGCGATTTCACCAAGATCCCGAATGGCACAGGCGGACTGGAAGACCGCATGCCGATGCTCTGGACCCACGGCGTCGCCACCGGCCGCATCACCATGAACGAGTTCGTGGCCGTGACTTCGACCAACATCGCCAAGATCCTCAACATGTATCCGAAGAAGGGCGCCATCCTCGTCGGCGCCGATGCGGATCTCGTTGTCTGGGATCCGAAGCGCTCGAAGACCATCTCGGCCTCTGCCCAGCAGTCGGCGATCGACTACAACGTCTTCGAAGGCAAGGAAGTCACCGGCCTGCCGCGCTACACGCTGACCCGCGGCGTCGTTGCGATCGAGGAAGGAACCGTCAAGACGCGCGAGGGCCACGGCGAATTCGTCAAGCGCGAACCTTTTACCGCCGTCAACAAGGCGCTCTCCACTTGGAAGGACATCACCGCACCGCGCAAGGTCCAGCGCAGCGGCATTCCGGCAAGCGGGGTGTGAGCGTGCGGCTTGTTGCGCGTATCCCTCTGTTTCTCGCAGCGAGCCTGACAAGCGCTGGGCTTGTTCACGCGCAGGAAAAATTCCTCGACGGCGCCTATGGCAACAAGGATGGTTGCGCCTATGCTAACAGCAATGAAGCGATGGGGTCCGAGGATTTTTTCCTGCTGACTGACGAAGGGGTCACGTCGGCCGCATCCTATTGCAGCTTCAAGGCGCCGGTGACGAGGAAGGGCGATTCTTTTGCCGCTGCGGTCACCTGTGCGGAAGAAGGCGAAAGCGGCGAGACTGAGACGAGCCTCCTGATTCAGCGAACCGGAAAGGACTACATCATTGTGTTCGAGGACGGGATGCGCTGGGGACCTTTAAAAAATGCAAGTGACCGCCGCACCGCACTGTCCCGCCGCCAGCTCAGGCCGGCACCAGCGCCTCCAATTCCGGCAGCAAAATCACGCTCTCCTGTTCGTTCGGATCGGTGCGGGCAATCACGGCGGATGCAGGCTGGTCGGAGAGATTGGCCGGCAGATGCGGCACGCCGGCGGGGATGTAGAACATCTCGCCGGCGCGGACGATGACGTGGTTTTCCAGCCGCTCGCCGTACCAGGTATGCGCCTCGCCCGACAGCATGTAGATCGCGGTTTCATGGCTCGCATGCTTGTGCGCCTTGGCCCGGCCGCCCGGCGGGATGGTCAGAAGGTGCATGCAGATGCCGCTCGACCCCACGGTCTCGGCAGCGATCCCTCCGAAATAGCTGAACCTCTGCTTGCCGTCATAGGTGCCGCCGGGACGAACGATCCGGCAGGTCGGCTGTGATGATTGCGTCATATAGTCCCTCAGTCGATTCCAGCACTTTGGACGAGGTTAGCGTATCTTCAAAAAATCGCATATGCGAGACTTGTACAGGATATCACATGCGACCATCGGTCGATCATCGCGGAGCAGGCAGTACGAAATGAGCAATACTTCCGCATCCGTTGTCTCCGCCAGACAATTGGGTTTGACCTTTACCACCAATGACGGTCCCGTCCATGCGCTGACCGGCGTCGATCTTTCCGTCAACAAGGGCGATTTCGTCTCCTTCATCGGCCCGTCCGGCTGCGGCAAGACGACCTTCCTGCGGGTCATCGCCGACCTAGAGAAGCCGACCTCCGGCACGATCACCGTCAACGGCATGACGCCCGAGGAAGCGCGCAAAAAACGCGCCTATGGGTATGTCTTCCAGGCGGCAGCGCTTTACCCCTGGCGGACGATCGAGAAGAACATCGCGCTTCCCCTTGAGATCATGGGCTATGGCGCCGCCGAACAGAAAGAGCGTGTCGAGCGCACGCTGGACCTCGTCAATCTCTCGGGTTTCGGCAAGAAATTTCCCTGGCAGCTGTCGGGCGGCATGCAGCAGCGCGCCTCGATTGCCCGCGCGCTCGCCTTCGACGCCGATCTGCTCCTGATGGACGAGCCCTTTGGAGCGCTGGACGAAATCGTCCGCGACCATCTCAACGAACAGCTTCTGAAACTCTGGGACCGGACCAACAAGACGATCTGCTTCGTCACCCATTCCATCCCCGAAGCCGTCTACCTCTCCACCCGCATCGTGGTGATGAGCCCGCGCCCGGGCCGGGTGACCGACGTGATCGAATCGACGCTGCCAAGGGAGCGCCCGCTCGATATCCGCGAGACGCCCGAATTTCTGGAGATCGCCCGGCGGGTTCGCGAAGGTTTGAGAGCGGGGCATAGCTATGACGAGTAGGGTGTCATGAACCTTTCCTTTATCCTCTGGCTCGCGGCCTCCATGGCGATTTTCCTCAGCGCCGCGACGGCGTCCCGTTATTATGTGTCGAGCAACAACATCTTTCTTCTGCTATTCTCCCTCGCTCTCTACTGCATCGGCAATCTGATGATGGTGCGGCTGATGCGCGAAGGCGGGTTGGGGCTTGCCATTTCGGCCTCCGCCATTGCCCAGCTTCTGCTTGTCAACGTCATCGCCTTCTTTGTCTTCGGAGAGCGGCTGACACATCTGCAGATGGCGGGGGTCGCACTGGGTGTGGTGTCGATGACGCTGATGCTGCTGCCTGCCGGTGGGAGAAGCTGACAATGGCGCGAGAGCATTTCTTCAGGGACCGCTTCGTGCCTGTCACCACGATCCTGGTGGCCATGGTGGTGTTCTGGTACGGGTTCGCCATCCTCATGAACGCGCCGGTGCAGCGCGACATGGACCAGCGTCGCGGCGAAATGCCGGGTTTCGTCGAATTCATCGGAAAGACGCTGTCACAGGCCAAGCCGATCGTACCTGCACCGCACCAGGTCGCGGCCAATGTTTTCGAAAACACCTTCCTGCGCAAGGTCACCAGCAATCGCAGCCTCGTCTATCACGGCTGGGTGACGCTGTCCTCGACCCTGCTCGGCTTTCTCATGGGCACCGTGCTCGGCAT
This genomic interval carries:
- a CDS encoding ABC transporter ATP-binding protein — protein: MSNTSASVVSARQLGLTFTTNDGPVHALTGVDLSVNKGDFVSFIGPSGCGKTTFLRVIADLEKPTSGTITVNGMTPEEARKKRAYGYVFQAAALYPWRTIEKNIALPLEIMGYGAAEQKERVERTLDLVNLSGFGKKFPWQLSGGMQQRASIARALAFDADLLLMDEPFGALDEIVRDHLNEQLLKLWDRTNKTICFVTHSIPEAVYLSTRIVVMSPRPGRVTDVIESTLPRERPLDIRETPEFLEIARRVREGLRAGHSYDE
- the hydA gene encoding dihydropyrimidinase is translated as MTTIIKNGTIVTADLTYKADVKIDGGRIVEIGPDLSGDEVLDATGCYVMPGGIDPHTHLEMPFMGTYSSDNFESGTRAALSGGTTMVVDFALPSPGQSLLEALDMWDNKTSRATCDFSFHMAITWWGEQVFNEMQTIVEQKGINSFKHFMAYKGALMVDDDEMFHSFQRCAELGALPMVHAENGDIVAQMQAKLLSEGNNGPEAHAYSRPAAVEGEATNRAIIIADMAGAPLYVVHTSCEQAHEAIRRARQNGMRVYGEPLIQHLTLDESEYANPDWDHAARRVMSPPFRNKQHQNSLWAGLAAGSLQVVATDHCAFTTAQKRFGVGDFTKIPNGTGGLEDRMPMLWTHGVATGRITMNEFVAVTSTNIAKILNMYPKKGAILVGADADLVVWDPKRSKTISASAQQSAIDYNVFEGKEVTGLPRYTLTRGVVAIEEGTVKTREGHGEFVKREPFTAVNKALSTWKDITAPRKVQRSGIPASGV
- a CDS encoding cupin domain-containing protein, which produces MTQSSQPTCRIVRPGGTYDGKQRFSYFGGIAAETVGSSGICMHLLTIPPGGRAKAHKHASHETAIYMLSGEAHTWYGERLENHVIVRAGEMFYIPAGVPHLPANLSDQPASAVIARTDPNEQESVILLPELEALVPA
- a CDS encoding Zn-dependent hydrolase → MAAAPGENMRVNSDRLWNSLMDMAKIGPGIAGGNNRQTLTDEDGEGRRLFQSWAEAAGMTMGVDTMGNMFFTRPGSDPDALPVYVGSHLDTQPTGGKYDGVLGVLAGLELVRSMNDLGIKTKHPIVVTNWTNEEGARFAPAMLASGVFAGVHTQDFAYDRKDPDGKRFGDELERIGWRGEEEVGARKMHAYFEYHIEQGPILEAEDKQIGVVTHCQGLWWLEFTLTGREAHTGSTPMNLRVNAGLAMSRIIEMVQGVAMAEQPGAVGGVGQVFFSPNSRNVLPGKVVFTVDIRSPDKAKLDRMRTKIEAEAPEITEALGVGCSIEAIGHFEPVTFDPTLVTAVRNAAERLGYSHMNLISGAGHDACWTARVAPSTMVMCPCVGGLSHNEAEEISKEWAAAGCDVLFHAVVETAGIVE
- a CDS encoding TetR family transcriptional regulator C-terminal domain-containing protein produces the protein MVLPRAAQTQRRTRIQEEKEEQILEAALEVFATHGFRGSTIDQIAEVAGMSKPNLLYYFRTKEAMHRALIERVLHSWLDPLRAFDAEGNPVSEIRSYIRRKLEMARDFPRESRLFANEVLQGAPRIEDELKGPLKALVDEKADVIRAWAKAGKIAKCDPYHLIFAIWSTTQHYADFDVQVRAVLGAERAGEGRFEDAARFLEQLFLSGLEVKG
- a CDS encoding adenylate/guanylate cyclase domain-containing protein, with protein sequence MKIASSRTRKRLHLITGMILGLFLLTHFANHALGLVSVEAMEQMRRVFNIFWRSLPGSVLLYGSLLAHFVLALESLYRRQTLRMPVREALKILFGLSFPFLLVGHVINTRVEWMLTGYGDGYFEVLPRLWANPNAAALQSLALVLAWAHGCLGLWFWMRGRDWYPRYFLVFYSFAVAVPLLALLGFAVGARSLDGIPSNAWFKPVRTPTEILRQISRGVTFSLLTAIGGTLIARAIPVRGKIRINYPDRAISVAKGFTILEASRAAGIPHLSICGGRGRCSTCRVRVTDGLDGLPPPNAAERTTLLRIRAPSNVRLACQLRPSHNISIAPVLGVGTIGPQTQPSEQEAAGRERRIAVLFCDLRDFTLLAQQKLPFDTVFLLNRYFETIGEAVEGSGGTIDKFIGDGALALFGLNTGVEEACAQALAATARIAKGIELLNRSFMSELDKPLRIAMGMHAGPAIIGQIGYGRASSLTAVGDTINAASRLEGFAKEYDAQLAVSADVIRYAGLTVDHRESYDISIRGRTGTLETLIIQNAADVEPMLQAGKRAVSPSQNEKP
- a CDS encoding endonuclease domain-containing protein, translated to MNAQKNNDITKRRNGATAKARNLRQDETEVEYKLWNELRNRLLNGYKFTRQVPLGIYVADFVCRERSLVIELDGAQHCDSLADIVRTRWLNEKGYSVLRFWNDEVLRERRAVLDTILAVLSGEISARCDATRFSPADSFANTKKEIRS